The Glycine soja cultivar W05 chromosome 8, ASM419377v2, whole genome shotgun sequence genome has a window encoding:
- the LOC114420910 gene encoding stigma-specific STIG1-like protein 1, producing the protein MGFLKAIFVIAITMALSIALTMKTITHQEEAKPAFVHHDFPSSSSTPHDQKNNNVHLPSKRVSRFLAQVKNPNAADHCHKDHEVCTLVGAKNSTCCNNKCIDVGYDYHNCGACKMKCKLTDACCRGECVNTNFDKRHCGECNHRCEVGAYCVYGMCGYA; encoded by the coding sequence ATGGGGTTCCTAAAAGCAATATTCGTCATAGCAATAACCATGGCTTTGTCCATCGCACTAACGATGAAAACCATCACTCATCAAGAGGAAGCAAAACCAGCTTTTGTGCACCATGATTTTCCCTCATCATCATCAACCCCTCATGATCAAAAGAATAATAATGTGCATCTTCCTTCCAAGAGGGTGAGTCGCTTCCTCGCTCAAGTGAAAAACCCTAATGCTGCTGATCACTGCCACAAGGACCACGAGGTTTGCACCTTGGTGGGTGCCAAGAACTCAACATGTTGCAACAACAAGTGCATTGATGTAGGGTATGACTACCACAACTGTGGCGCGTGCAAGATGAAGTGCAAGTTAACTGATGCATGTTGTAGAGGGGAATGTGTTAATACCAACTTTGACAAGAGGCATTGCGGGGAGTGTAACCATCGGTGTGAAGTGGGTGCATATTGTGTCTATGGAATGTGCGGTTACGCCTAA